Proteins found in one Planctomycetota bacterium genomic segment:
- the recA gene encoding recombinase RecA, with protein sequence MAKKKSEKGAVAYIEGVKERRATLERVVSQIEKQFGKGALMTLSPEQQTAVPCIPTGSLGLDIALGGRGLPRGRVAEFYGPEASGKTTLALSLIANAQRLGGVAAFIDAEHAFDASWAKRIGVDLVSLLISQPDTGEQALEICDLLVRSGAVDIVVIDSVAALVPRAEIEGEMGAQHMGLQARLMSQALRKLTGSIARSRTAVVFLNQMRMKIGVMFGNPETTPGGRALKFYASVRIDLRRIQAIKSGERVIGSRTRAKVVKNKVAPPYQNAEFEILFDRGISYEGDLLDLATETGVIEKTGAWMSYGDVRLGQGRESVRQFIEQNPDLAAEMREKVIAAKGAGVVGKAGAAAAGESAGESEADAGESEGE encoded by the coding sequence ATGGCGAAGAAGAAATCGGAAAAGGGCGCGGTGGCGTACATCGAGGGCGTCAAGGAACGCCGGGCCACGCTGGAGCGCGTCGTCTCGCAGATCGAGAAGCAGTTCGGCAAAGGCGCACTGATGACGCTGAGCCCGGAGCAGCAGACGGCCGTGCCGTGCATCCCGACGGGGAGCCTGGGCCTGGACATCGCGCTCGGGGGGCGCGGCCTGCCGCGCGGACGGGTGGCGGAGTTCTACGGCCCGGAAGCGTCGGGGAAGACGACGCTGGCGCTCTCGCTTATCGCCAACGCGCAGCGGCTGGGGGGCGTGGCGGCGTTCATCGATGCGGAGCACGCCTTCGACGCGTCGTGGGCGAAGCGGATCGGCGTGGACCTCGTGTCGCTGCTCATCAGCCAGCCCGACACGGGCGAACAAGCGCTCGAGATCTGCGACCTCCTCGTGCGCAGCGGGGCGGTGGACATCGTCGTCATTGACTCGGTGGCGGCCCTCGTGCCGCGCGCCGAAATCGAAGGCGAGATGGGCGCCCAGCACATGGGCCTTCAGGCGCGGCTCATGAGCCAGGCGCTTCGGAAACTCACCGGCTCCATCGCGCGGAGCCGGACGGCCGTCGTCTTTCTGAACCAGATGCGGATGAAGATCGGCGTGATGTTCGGCAACCCGGAGACGACGCCGGGAGGGCGGGCCCTGAAGTTCTACGCCAGCGTGCGGATCGATCTGAGGCGGATCCAGGCGATTAAGAGCGGCGAGCGCGTCATCGGCAGCCGGACGCGCGCCAAGGTCGTCAAGAACAAGGTCGCCCCGCCGTACCAGAACGCCGAGTTTGAAATCCTCTTCGACCGCGGCATCAGTTACGAGGGGGACCTGCTGGACCTGGCGACCGAGACGGGCGTCATCGAAAAGACGGGCGCGTGGATGTCGTACGGAGACGTTCGCCTCGGCCAGGGTCGGGAATCGGTCCGGCAATTCATCGAACAGAATCCGGACCTGGCGGCCGAGATGCGCGAGAAGGTGATTGCCGCCAAGGGCGCAGGAGTGGTGGGCAAGGCCGGT
- a CDS encoding GxxExxY protein: MEQQESQQQRQGEKPQKREDALSKEIIGAAIEVHRHLGPGLLESAYEQCLAHELASRGIPFELQKPVPVVYKGIRLDCGFRLDMLVAGNVVVEVKAVEELTPVHEAQVLTYLKLTGCRLGLLLNFNERRMADGIQRVVLGL, encoded by the coding sequence GTGGAACAGCAAGAATCACAGCAACAACGACAAGGCGAGAAGCCGCAGAAGCGGGAGGATGCGCTTTCGAAGGAGATTATTGGGGCGGCGATAGAAGTGCACCGCCACTTGGGGCCGGGCCTGCTGGAATCGGCGTACGAACAGTGTCTGGCGCACGAACTGGCATCGCGAGGAATCCCATTTGAACTACAAAAGCCGGTGCCTGTCGTGTATAAGGGGATTCGTCTGGACTGCGGTTTTCGGCTGGACATGCTGGTCGCCGGAAACGTGGTGGTTGAAGTCAAGGCGGTGGAAGAACTGACGCCAGTGCACGAGGCCCAGGTGCTGACGTACCTGAAGTTGACGGGTTGCCGACTGGGCTTGCTCTTGAACTTCAACGAGCGGCGGATGGCGGACGGCATCCAGCGCGTCGTTCTGGGCCTTTGA
- the thpR gene encoding RNA 2',3'-cyclic phosphodiesterase gives MAKAVRTFIAIELPQEVREYLESRQTDLANAGGDVKWVRTDDIHLTLVFLGNVPVEEIAAVAAAVRGAAASMGPIRLRAGGAGCFPPHGRPRVVWIGIEEPTGALARLQGAVAGATERFAEKPERREYKAHLTVGRVRGGRGAEELSEAVAALADAKGPEFEAAEVVIFESVLAREGPMYMPLARVPFGTPV, from the coding sequence ATGGCGAAGGCGGTTCGGACGTTCATCGCGATTGAGTTGCCCCAGGAGGTCCGCGAGTACCTCGAGTCGCGGCAAACGGATCTGGCGAACGCGGGCGGCGACGTGAAGTGGGTCCGCACGGACGATATTCACCTGACGCTTGTCTTCCTCGGCAACGTGCCGGTGGAGGAGATTGCCGCGGTGGCGGCGGCGGTGCGCGGGGCGGCGGCGTCGATGGGTCCGATTCGGCTCCGGGCGGGCGGGGCGGGGTGCTTTCCGCCTCACGGCAGGCCGAGGGTCGTCTGGATCGGCATCGAGGAGCCGACGGGTGCGCTCGCCCGGCTCCAGGGCGCCGTGGCCGGGGCGACGGAGCGGTTTGCCGAGAAACCCGAGCGGCGGGAGTACAAGGCGCACCTGACCGTTGGGCGCGTCCGCGGCGGGCGCGGGGCGGAAGAGTTGAGCGAGGCGGTGGCGGCGCTGGCGGACGCCAAAGGGCCGGAGTTCGAGGCGGCGGAGGTGGTGATCTTCGAGAGCGTTCTGGCGCGCGAGGGGCCGATGTACATGCCCCTGGCTCGGGTTCCGTTTGGAACGCCTGTTTGA
- a CDS encoding PfkB family carbohydrate kinase, which translates to MAKSLLVVGSIAFDSVRTPHGEAEDVLGGSAVYFSVAASFFSPVRLVGVVGEDFPDAFRQVLQSREIDTAGLQVVAGGKTFRWRGSYEGAMNEARTDEVHLNVFGDFRPALPEAFRDSRLVFLANGSPVTQMAVLEQVEKPDLVVADTMNLWIQNEREALEALLARIDGLVLNEGEARMLTGRPNLVRAAEEVLALGPKFVVVKKGEHGALLLAREGEGERMAEGRLVCPLPGFPCPEVRDPTGAGDSFAGGLMGHLARIGKHDFASLRRAMAYGTVVASFTVEDFSLRRLEGLSLEEIEDRLRQYSDMLRLG; encoded by the coding sequence GTGGCGAAATCGCTTCTGGTGGTCGGTTCGATTGCGTTCGATTCGGTCCGGACGCCGCACGGCGAGGCGGAGGACGTTCTGGGCGGGTCGGCGGTGTATTTTTCGGTGGCGGCGTCGTTTTTCTCGCCGGTGCGGCTGGTGGGTGTGGTCGGCGAGGATTTTCCCGACGCGTTCCGCCAGGTCCTCCAGTCGCGCGAGATCGACACGGCGGGGCTCCAGGTGGTCGCGGGCGGGAAGACGTTTCGGTGGCGCGGATCCTACGAAGGGGCGATGAACGAGGCCCGGACCGACGAGGTGCATCTGAACGTTTTCGGGGACTTTCGGCCTGCGCTGCCCGAGGCGTTCCGCGATTCGCGCCTGGTGTTCCTCGCGAACGGAAGCCCGGTGACGCAGATGGCGGTTCTGGAGCAGGTCGAGAAGCCGGACCTCGTCGTCGCGGATACGATGAACCTCTGGATCCAGAACGAGCGTGAGGCGCTCGAGGCGCTCCTGGCGCGGATTGACGGCCTGGTGCTGAACGAGGGCGAGGCGCGGATGCTGACCGGCCGGCCGAACCTCGTCCGTGCGGCCGAGGAGGTTCTCGCGCTCGGCCCGAAGTTTGTGGTCGTCAAGAAGGGCGAGCACGGGGCGCTCCTCTTGGCGCGCGAAGGCGAGGGCGAGAGGATGGCCGAGGGACGACTCGTCTGCCCCCTGCCGGGGTTCCCGTGCCCGGAAGTGCGCGATCCGACGGGGGCGGGCGATTCGTTCGCGGGCGGCCTGATGGGGCACCTGGCGCGGATCGGCAAACACGACTTCGCCTCGCTTCGGCGGGCGATGGCCTATGGGACGGTCGTGGCCAGTTTTACGGTCGAGGATTTCAGTCTGCGGCGACTGGAGGGCCTCTCGCTCGAGGAAATCGAGGACCGGCTGCGGCAATACAGCGACATGTTGCGGCTGGGGTAG
- a CDS encoding radical SAM protein, with protein sequence MPEPEKIERLLAHPAVQRLFRWMTRQDPDPARGPSARDGQCWLGRFFEAYADGSLRWWRPDFAIPYALTEYVRRKTGSSRETFRRRVFGNPATRHGLVATVRSVGRLGLTQPQRFVAPLMVVWNFTQACNMACKHCYQDAGRRADDELPFDDQRRIVDTLARRDVAMIAFSGGEPLLSPAFLPVARYAADLGLHLTVATNGTLLTPDKVAEMVAAGIRYAEISLDSTDPARHDAWRGSPGFWDRAVAGIRNVVRAPGIKCGVAMTVTRWNLGNMEPMLEWCIAEGVDTFYAFNFIPTGRARDVADQDLSPAEREQMLATLQEYLAGGRISIMSSAPQYGRACMELGDPAGPVNTGHYGHGGGRMTRILAKYVGGCGAGRCYMAVQPDGDATPCVFMPIRLGNLRTDSFETVWNHPVMEVLRDRDDRTGHCRICDYKYHCGGCRARAWGYFRDLRRSDPGCKFNTSDWDAMARAPAPAIKARG encoded by the coding sequence ATGCCCGAACCCGAAAAAATCGAACGCCTCCTCGCCCACCCGGCCGTCCAGCGCCTCTTTCGCTGGATGACGCGCCAGGACCCCGACCCGGCCCGGGGTCCGTCCGCCCGGGACGGCCAATGCTGGCTCGGCCGATTCTTCGAGGCCTATGCCGATGGCTCCTTGCGCTGGTGGCGCCCCGACTTCGCCATCCCCTATGCTTTAACCGAGTACGTCCGCCGAAAGACCGGCTCGTCGCGCGAAACCTTCCGCCGCCGCGTCTTCGGCAACCCCGCGACGCGCCACGGCCTGGTGGCCACCGTCCGCAGCGTCGGACGATTGGGCCTCACCCAGCCCCAACGCTTCGTCGCGCCACTCATGGTCGTCTGGAACTTCACCCAGGCCTGCAATATGGCCTGCAAACACTGTTACCAGGACGCCGGCCGACGGGCCGACGACGAACTCCCCTTCGACGACCAGCGCCGCATCGTGGACACCCTCGCCCGGCGCGACGTCGCCATGATCGCCTTCTCCGGCGGCGAACCCCTCCTGAGCCCCGCCTTCCTCCCCGTCGCACGCTATGCCGCCGACCTCGGCTTGCATCTGACGGTCGCCACCAACGGCACCCTGCTCACACCCGACAAGGTCGCCGAGATGGTCGCCGCCGGCATCCGCTACGCCGAAATCAGCCTCGACTCCACCGACCCTGCCCGCCACGACGCCTGGCGCGGAAGCCCGGGATTCTGGGACCGTGCCGTCGCCGGCATCCGTAACGTCGTCCGCGCCCCCGGCATCAAGTGCGGCGTCGCCATGACCGTCACCCGATGGAACTTGGGCAACATGGAACCCATGCTCGAATGGTGCATCGCCGAGGGCGTCGACACCTTCTACGCCTTCAACTTTATCCCCACCGGCCGCGCGCGCGATGTCGCCGACCAGGACCTCTCCCCCGCCGAGCGCGAACAGATGCTCGCCACCCTCCAGGAATATCTCGCCGGCGGACGCATCAGCATCATGTCCAGCGCCCCCCAGTACGGCCGGGCATGCATGGAACTCGGCGACCCCGCCGGACCCGTCAACACCGGCCACTACGGCCACGGCGGAGGACGGATGACCCGCATCCTGGCGAAATACGTCGGCGGATGCGGCGCAGGTCGGTGCTACATGGCCGTCCAACCCGACGGCGACGCCACCCCCTGCGTCTTCATGCCCATCCGCCTGGGGAACCTGAGGACCGATTCGTTCGAGACCGTCTGGAACCATCCCGTGATGGAAGTGCTTCGCGACCGCGACGACCGCACCGGCCATTGCCGCATCTGCGACTATAAATACCATTGCGGCGGCTGCCGCGCACGAGCCTGGGGCTATTTCCGCGATTTGCGCCGAAGCGACCCGGGGTGCAAGTTTAACACCTCCGACTGGGACGCCATGGCCCGCGCCCCGGCGCCCGCCATCAAAGCCCGGGGATGA
- a CDS encoding HD domain-containing protein, translated as MKRLHYFTAGALPVVGYLLGWLTPVWAAMALSAGALVSERLTVGALAAHLFRRGTDASQTGREPTILKFEEAVRLLLLGSGGGMLVAGMPLGWLPVLAAGIIALLAAPAGFSLLLVPYAALKAGLGIFRRSAGKSESALPAVRRCLISQGLGPTFLPWCRWCGVSSIRSYCTLQACLALGLLVAVTFLLTSGLDPTAAKAIIAVSLVGVAGIALALSDETQDLVQNLGRLEEHHRHTEERCQFLKRLALAKSVEEAADISVGFVQALLGARRVSLMLPEGGKLRIAASRGIAPEVVRQVAVPVGERICGRVFEQGGPLVLEESAGEAPGQVLGLKGRGSSVTYPIMSAPMTTAQRQVGVLNATDKPGGRFSEQDLADLGFIAEASAIGLSNQLDRLELERVDFETIQALATTVEAKDTYVHGHSERVLAWALATGRGLGLEEERLQTLSRGAELHDIGKLAIPDRILHAPRRLTTEEWAIVREHPTRGVSLVRHLGFLRPTHPVILHHHERLDGSGYPEGLRGEGIPLEARIIAVVDAYDAMTSVRPYRRPLSHEEAVEELVRCSGVQFDPRCVEAFLKYISHANMPRDSRTDAEAVVH; from the coding sequence TTGAAGCGGTTGCACTATTTCACGGCCGGGGCGTTGCCGGTGGTGGGTTACCTGCTCGGGTGGCTGACGCCCGTGTGGGCGGCGATGGCCCTTTCGGCTGGGGCCCTGGTATCCGAACGCCTGACGGTCGGGGCGTTGGCGGCACATCTTTTCCGGCGCGGCACGGACGCCTCGCAGACCGGCCGCGAGCCGACCATCCTCAAGTTCGAAGAGGCGGTGCGCCTCCTCCTCTTGGGGTCCGGGGGCGGGATGCTCGTGGCGGGGATGCCGTTGGGGTGGCTGCCTGTCCTCGCGGCGGGAATCATTGCGCTTCTGGCGGCGCCAGCGGGATTTTCGCTGCTGTTGGTTCCGTATGCGGCGTTGAAGGCGGGCTTGGGAATCTTCCGCCGGTCGGCCGGCAAATCGGAGTCCGCGCTTCCTGCGGTTCGGCGCTGCCTCATCTCGCAGGGTCTGGGTCCGACCTTTTTGCCGTGGTGCCGATGGTGCGGCGTGTCGAGCATCCGCTCGTATTGCACGCTCCAGGCGTGTCTCGCGCTAGGGCTCCTGGTGGCGGTGACGTTCCTGTTGACGTCGGGGCTGGATCCGACGGCGGCGAAGGCGATCATCGCGGTCAGTCTGGTGGGCGTGGCGGGGATTGCGTTGGCGCTATCGGACGAGACGCAGGACCTGGTGCAGAACCTCGGGCGTCTGGAGGAACACCACCGGCACACGGAGGAGCGGTGTCAGTTCTTGAAGCGTCTGGCGCTGGCGAAGAGCGTCGAGGAGGCGGCCGACATTTCCGTGGGGTTCGTGCAGGCGTTGCTGGGGGCGAGGCGCGTCAGCCTGATGTTGCCGGAGGGAGGCAAACTGCGGATTGCGGCGTCGCGCGGGATCGCGCCGGAGGTGGTGCGCCAGGTGGCGGTGCCGGTGGGGGAACGGATCTGCGGGCGGGTGTTCGAGCAGGGCGGCCCGCTGGTGCTGGAGGAAAGCGCGGGGGAGGCGCCCGGCCAGGTGCTGGGGCTGAAAGGCCGGGGCAGTTCCGTGACGTACCCGATCATGTCGGCGCCGATGACGACGGCCCAGCGTCAGGTGGGGGTGCTGAACGCGACGGACAAGCCGGGCGGCCGGTTCTCGGAGCAGGACCTGGCGGACCTGGGGTTCATTGCGGAGGCGTCGGCGATCGGCCTGTCGAACCAGTTGGACCGGCTGGAACTGGAGCGCGTGGACTTCGAGACGATTCAGGCGCTGGCGACGACGGTGGAGGCGAAGGACACGTATGTGCATGGCCACTCGGAGCGGGTGCTGGCGTGGGCCCTGGCCACCGGCCGGGGGCTGGGACTGGAGGAGGAGCGGCTTCAGACGCTCTCGCGCGGGGCGGAGTTGCACGACATCGGGAAGTTGGCGATACCCGATCGGATTCTGCACGCGCCGCGCCGGCTGACGACGGAAGAGTGGGCGATCGTGCGGGAACACCCGACGCGCGGGGTGAGCCTGGTCCGGCACCTGGGGTTTCTGAGGCCGACGCACCCGGTCATTCTGCACCACCACGAGCGGCTGGACGGGTCGGGGTATCCCGAGGGTCTGCGGGGGGAGGGCATTCCGCTGGAGGCGCGGATCATCGCGGTGGTGGACGCGTACGACGCGATGACGAGCGTGCGGCCGTATCGGCGGCCCCTTTCGCACGAGGAGGCGGTGGAAGAACTTGTCCGGTGCTCGGGGGTCCAGTTCGATCCGCGATGCGTCGAGGCGTTCCTCAAGTATATCAGCCATGCGAACATGCCGCGGGATAGCCGCACAGACGCTGAAGCCGTGGTGCACTAG
- the ilvD gene encoding dihydroxy-acid dehydratase — MAKRTSKAPAKKRPSEWFSDPLTGMPARALMYATGTVTPEDMAKPFIGLVSSFTDLIPGHAHMRRLERRIEHGIFAGGGVAWLFSVPGICDGIAMGHEGMHYSLPSRELIADMVETITRAHRLDGLVLLTNCDKITPGMLMAAARLDLPAIVVTAGPMHSGNYKMERLDLVHDTFEAIGRYKAGQISREDLAALECEACPGGGSCQGLFTANTMACVTEAMGMSLPGCASALCASARKDRIAYASGERIVELVRRGVSTRKILSRPAIANGIAVDMALGGSTNTVLHLMAIANEAGVDLDLEVFDTISRRTPHLTNFRPAGDMMMEDLDHAGGIPAVMKRLRDRLSDCPTVSGLSAREIADRARVSSDDLIRPLNRAYHPEGGIAVLRGNLCPEGAVIKQSAVPDAMRKFTGKARVFDSEDAANKAILGKQVRSGDFVVIRYEGPAGGPGMREMLAATAALKGLGMLDSVYLATDGRFSGGTQGPCIGHVSPEATAGGTIALVKDGDRIHVDIAKRLLEVQVDEGELAKRRKAWKRPKPRIDHGYLARYARMVTSASTGAICK, encoded by the coding sequence ATGGCAAAGCGCACGAGCAAGGCCCCTGCGAAGAAGCGACCGTCGGAGTGGTTCAGCGACCCTCTGACCGGGATGCCGGCGCGGGCCCTTATGTACGCGACCGGCACCGTGACGCCGGAGGACATGGCCAAACCGTTCATCGGGTTGGTGTCGAGTTTTACGGACCTGATCCCCGGGCACGCGCACATGCGGCGGTTGGAGCGTCGGATCGAGCACGGGATTTTCGCGGGGGGCGGCGTGGCATGGCTCTTCTCGGTGCCGGGCATCTGCGACGGCATCGCCATGGGCCACGAGGGGATGCACTACAGCCTCCCCAGCCGGGAACTCATCGCCGACATGGTTGAGACGATCACGCGGGCCCACCGCCTGGACGGCCTGGTGCTCCTGACGAACTGCGACAAGATTACGCCGGGGATGCTGATGGCGGCGGCGCGGCTGGATTTGCCGGCCATCGTCGTCACGGCCGGACCGATGCACAGCGGCAACTACAAGATGGAGCGGCTGGACCTGGTGCATGACACGTTCGAGGCCATCGGACGGTATAAGGCGGGGCAGATCAGCCGGGAGGACCTGGCGGCGCTCGAATGCGAGGCGTGCCCGGGCGGCGGATCGTGCCAGGGGCTTTTCACGGCGAACACGATGGCGTGCGTCACGGAGGCGATGGGGATGAGCCTGCCGGGGTGCGCGTCGGCCCTCTGCGCGAGCGCCAGGAAGGACCGCATCGCGTATGCGTCCGGCGAACGGATCGTGGAACTCGTCCGCCGGGGCGTCTCGACGCGGAAGATCCTTTCGCGTCCGGCGATTGCGAACGGCATCGCGGTGGACATGGCGCTGGGCGGCTCGACGAACACGGTCCTGCACCTAATGGCCATTGCGAACGAGGCGGGCGTGGACCTGGACCTGGAGGTGTTCGACACCATCAGCCGGCGTACGCCGCACCTGACGAACTTCCGGCCGGCAGGCGACATGATGATGGAGGACCTGGACCACGCGGGCGGCATTCCGGCGGTCATGAAGCGTCTGCGGGACCGGCTGAGCGATTGCCCGACGGTGAGCGGCCTGTCGGCCCGCGAGATTGCCGACCGGGCGCGGGTCTCTAGCGACGACCTCATCCGGCCGCTCAACCGGGCGTATCATCCGGAAGGCGGCATCGCGGTTCTGCGCGGGAACCTCTGCCCCGAGGGGGCGGTCATCAAGCAGTCGGCCGTCCCGGACGCGATGCGCAAGTTCACGGGCAAGGCCCGCGTCTTCGACAGCGAGGACGCGGCCAATAAGGCGATTCTCGGCAAGCAGGTCCGCTCGGGCGACTTCGTGGTCATCCGGTACGAGGGTCCGGCGGGGGGGCCGGGGATGCGTGAGATGCTGGCGGCGACGGCGGCGCTGAAGGGCCTGGGGATGCTCGATTCGGTCTACCTCGCGACCGACGGGCGGTTCTCGGGCGGGACGCAAGGGCCGTGCATCGGCCACGTCAGCCCCGAGGCAACCGCAGGAGGGACCATCGCCCTTGTGAAAGACGGCGACCGGATCCACGTGGACATCGCCAAGCGGCTCCTGGAGGTCCAGGTGGACGAGGGGGAACTGGCGAAGCGGCGGAAGGCGTGGAAGCGGCCGAAGCCGCGGATTGACCACGGTTACCTCGCCCGGTATGCGCGGATGGTGACGAGCGCGTCCACCGGAGCGATATGCAAGTAG